The following are encoded in a window of Nostoc sp. UHCC 0302 genomic DNA:
- a CDS encoding transposase, with product MKDLSHDSVNRFLLREQYEPKDLFEEIKANINLIGGTLSGDDTVIDQPHSDPKITELIGYYYSGRHHRAVKGIQLITLYYTDLSGKSVPINYRIYNKQENKTKNDYLREMIAEVMTWGLSPKTVTTDSWYSSQKNLKFFRDKGLGFLTGIAKNRSCSVDGKNFAQVQNLEIPESGLIVYLKNFGQVKVFRRSFKNVRVASRREAYRYYIMYLSEKDALFSISIKEFKELHSIHWGIECYHRAIKQVCGIGHFMVRTTEAIKTHFFSAIRAFTQLELMRAEELIENWYEIQRNLSLQVARDFILSHLTQELTLSA from the coding sequence AATAGATTTTTGCTACGTGAGCAGTACGAACCCAAGGACTTATTTGAAGAAATTAAGGCAAATATCAATTTAATTGGAGGTACTTTAAGCGGAGATGATACAGTAATTGATCAGCCTCATAGTGATCCAAAAATAACAGAATTAATTGGTTACTATTATTCAGGAAGGCATCATCGCGCCGTCAAAGGAATTCAGTTAATTACCTTATATTACACGGATTTATCAGGTAAGTCTGTACCGATAAATTATCGCATTTATAACAAACAGGAGAACAAGACTAAAAATGATTATTTACGAGAGATGATTGCGGAGGTTATGACTTGGGGATTAAGTCCAAAAACAGTAACTACTGACAGTTGGTATTCGAGCCAGAAAAACCTAAAGTTCTTTAGAGACAAGGGATTGGGGTTTTTAACTGGCATAGCAAAAAATCGTTCATGTTCAGTTGATGGTAAGAATTTCGCTCAAGTTCAAAATCTAGAAATCCCCGAATCGGGTTTAATAGTATATCTGAAAAATTTTGGTCAGGTGAAGGTATTTCGGAGAAGTTTCAAAAACGTTCGCGTAGCGTCTCGAAGAGAAGCTTACAGATATTACATTATGTACCTTTCTGAAAAGGACGCACTCTTTTCAATCTCTATAAAAGAATTTAAGGAATTACATTCGATACATTGGGGAATTGAGTGTTACCACAGAGCTATTAAACAAGTATGTGGTATAGGTCATTTTATGGTGAGAACAACTGAGGCAATTAAAACTCATTTTTTTAGTGCTATCAGAGCTTTTACACAATTAGAATTAATGCGGGCAGAAGAGTTAATTGAAAATTGGTATGAAATCCAAAGAAATTTATCTCTTCAAGTGGCTCGTGACTTTATCTTGTCACACCTAACGCAAGAATTAACCTTGTCTGCATAG
- a CDS encoding IS4 family transposase: MLPEFYETHLKRELGRTEYLLLKLLIYLLQSIKTVSLEALATALPIPILFESRRKRIQRFLSLNYINIEEIWFPIVRSWLEINFPLTEVVYVVIDRTNWGCINLLMISVVWDKRSIPIYFELLNKLGSSNFDEQEAVFKKALPILKDYKTVVLGDREFCSIKLANWLAEQKVYFCLRIKKDAFIEIEPEIWLQLKNSGLAPGLSFFYQGIKYTKSTGFISFNLAGKWKRKRFGVAPEEGWFILTNLDSLDSAIKAYKQRFDIEEMFRDFKSGGYNLEDTNVSGQRLISLILLISLAYTAATISGQKIKRMGVQKYVGRIKESGRTIRRHSSFYIGLYGSNWVDFMENSYELVAELMTLTPNKRKYYKQGERAMRLILSAS, from the coding sequence ATATTACCTGAATTTTACGAGACACACCTCAAGCGAGAGCTTGGACGTACTGAATACTTATTACTAAAACTCCTCATTTATTTATTACAATCTATTAAAACTGTTAGCCTTGAGGCGCTAGCGACTGCTTTACCAATACCAATACTATTTGAAAGTAGAAGGAAAAGAATTCAGCGGTTTTTATCTTTAAACTACATCAATATTGAAGAGATTTGGTTTCCCATAGTTAGAAGTTGGCTAGAAATAAATTTTCCTTTAACTGAAGTTGTTTATGTAGTTATAGATCGGACTAATTGGGGATGCATTAATTTATTAATGATTAGCGTAGTTTGGGACAAGAGGTCTATTCCAATATATTTTGAGCTATTAAATAAGTTGGGTTCAAGCAATTTTGATGAACAAGAAGCAGTATTTAAGAAAGCATTACCGATTCTCAAGGATTATAAAACTGTAGTGTTAGGAGACCGGGAATTTTGTTCGATAAAGTTGGCTAACTGGCTCGCAGAGCAGAAAGTCTACTTCTGTTTACGCATAAAAAAAGATGCTTTTATAGAAATAGAACCAGAAATTTGGCTGCAATTAAAAAATTCAGGTTTAGCACCTGGACTTTCTTTCTTTTATCAAGGTATTAAATATACAAAGTCTACAGGATTTATTAGCTTTAATCTTGCTGGTAAATGGAAACGTAAACGTTTTGGAGTTGCGCCGGAGGAAGGCTGGTTTATCCTAACTAATTTAGATAGCTTAGATTCGGCTATTAAGGCTTATAAACAACGTTTTGATATTGAAGAGATGTTTAGAGATTTTAAGAGCGGTGGGTATAATTTAGAAGATACTAATGTATCAGGTCAAAGGCTAATTTCCCTAATATTATTAATCTCACTTGCATATACGGCTGCAACTATATCTGGTCAAAAAATTAAACGCATGGGTGTTCAAAAATATGTAGGCAGAATTAAAGAATCTGGAAGAACAATTCGCCGTCATAGCAGTTTTTATATTGGATTATATGGGTCTAACTGGGTCGATTTCATGGAAAATTCTTATGAATTGGTGGCTGAGTTAATGACACTAACTCCTAATAAGCGTAAGTATTATAAACAAGGAGAAAGAGCTATGAGGCTTATTTTATCTGCATCCTAG